A genomic segment from Bradyrhizobium sp. ISRA430 encodes:
- the trpA gene encoding tryptophan synthase subunit alpha, which yields MSTRIDTRFAELKKAGRSAFVTFLMAGDPDPATSLEIIKALPKAGADVIEIGMPFTDPMADGPSIQAAGLRALKAGMTLKKTLELVRGFRKDDNATPIVLMGYYNPIYIYGVDKFLTDAKTAGIDGLIIVDLPPEEDDELCLPAMKAGLNFIRLATPTTDDKRLPAVLANTSGFVYYVSITGITGAAAADSTAVSEAVARIKRHTKLPVCVGFGIRTPEAARAIASHASGAVVGTALVDALKNSLDAEGRATGKTVSAVAALTASLAQGVRGAQQAAE from the coding sequence GTGAGCACGCGTATCGACACCCGTTTTGCCGAGCTGAAGAAAGCGGGCCGCTCGGCCTTCGTCACCTTCCTGATGGCCGGCGATCCCGATCCGGCGACCTCGCTCGAGATCATCAAGGCGCTGCCGAAGGCGGGCGCCGACGTGATCGAGATCGGCATGCCCTTCACCGATCCGATGGCCGACGGGCCGTCGATCCAGGCCGCGGGCCTGCGCGCGCTGAAGGCCGGCATGACGCTGAAGAAGACGCTCGAGCTGGTGCGCGGCTTCCGCAAGGACGACAATGCGACGCCGATCGTGCTGATGGGTTACTATAACCCGATCTACATCTACGGCGTCGACAAGTTCCTCACTGACGCCAAGACCGCCGGCATCGACGGCCTCATCATCGTCGACCTGCCGCCGGAGGAAGACGACGAGCTCTGCCTGCCAGCGATGAAGGCCGGCCTCAACTTCATTCGCCTGGCGACACCGACGACCGACGACAAGCGCCTGCCGGCCGTGCTCGCCAACACCTCGGGCTTCGTCTACTACGTCTCGATCACCGGCATCACGGGTGCGGCGGCTGCCGACAGCACGGCTGTCAGCGAGGCCGTCGCGCGGATCAAGCGGCACACCAAGCTGCCGGTCTGTGTCGGCTTCGGCATCCGCACGCCGGAGGCCGCCCGCGCCATCGCCTCGCATGCCAGCGGCGCGGTGGTCGGCACCGCGCTGGTCGATGCGCTCAAAAACAGCCTCGACGCCGAGGGACGGGCGACTGGCAAAACCGTTAGCGCCGTGGCCGCGCTGACGGCATCCCTGGCCCAGGGTGTCAGGGGCGCACAGCAGGCCGCGGAGTAG
- the trpB gene encoding tryptophan synthase subunit beta produces the protein MSIAKNIARPNSYRSGPDERGHFGIFGGRFVAETLMPLILDLEKAYSEAKSDPAFQAEMNGYLKHYVGRPSPLYFAERLTEHLGGAKIYLKREELNHTGSHKVNNVLGQIMLARRMGKKRIIAETGAGQHGVATATLCARFGLECVVYMGAVDVERQQPNVIRMEMLGAKVFPVQSGTRTLKDAMNEALRDWVTNVHNTFYCIGTVAGPHPYPTLVRDFQSVIGNETKVQMQEVEGRLPDSLVACIGGGSNAMGLFHPFLDDASVEIFGVEAAGHGLTQLHAASIAGGRPGVLHGNRTYLLMDEDGQIQDAHSISAGLDYPGIGPEHSWLHEIGRVNYLSATDDEALAAFQLLSRLEGIIPALEPAHAIAKVMELAPKRPKDHLMVVNLSGRGDKDVPQVGDILKGQTK, from the coding sequence ATGAGTATTGCCAAGAATATCGCTAGGCCAAATTCCTATCGCAGCGGCCCCGATGAGCGCGGCCATTTCGGCATCTTCGGCGGACGGTTCGTCGCCGAAACCCTGATGCCGCTGATCCTCGATCTGGAGAAGGCCTACAGCGAGGCCAAGTCTGACCCGGCCTTTCAGGCCGAGATGAACGGCTACCTCAAGCACTATGTCGGCCGGCCCTCACCGCTCTATTTCGCCGAGCGCCTCACCGAGCATCTCGGCGGCGCCAAGATCTACCTCAAGCGCGAGGAGCTCAACCACACCGGCTCGCACAAGGTGAACAACGTGCTCGGCCAGATCATGCTGGCGCGGCGCATGGGCAAGAAGCGCATCATCGCCGAGACCGGCGCCGGCCAGCACGGCGTCGCCACTGCCACGCTCTGCGCGCGCTTCGGGCTCGAATGCGTGGTCTATATGGGAGCCGTCGACGTCGAGCGGCAGCAGCCCAACGTCATCCGCATGGAGATGCTGGGCGCAAAAGTGTTCCCGGTGCAATCGGGCACGCGCACGCTGAAGGACGCCATGAACGAGGCGCTGCGCGACTGGGTCACCAACGTCCACAACACGTTCTACTGCATCGGTACGGTCGCGGGGCCGCACCCCTATCCGACGCTGGTGCGCGACTTCCAGTCGGTGATCGGCAACGAGACCAAGGTCCAGATGCAGGAGGTCGAGGGCCGCCTGCCGGACTCGCTGGTGGCCTGCATCGGCGGCGGCTCGAATGCCATGGGCCTGTTCCATCCCTTCCTCGATGACGCCAGCGTCGAGATTTTTGGCGTCGAAGCTGCGGGCCACGGGCTCACGCAACTGCATGCGGCCTCGATCGCCGGTGGCCGTCCCGGCGTGCTGCACGGCAACCGCACCTATCTCCTGATGGACGAGGATGGCCAGATCCAGGACGCGCATTCGATCTCCGCCGGTCTCGACTATCCCGGCATCGGCCCCGAACATTCCTGGCTGCACGAGATCGGCCGCGTCAACTATCTCTCCGCGACCGATGATGAGGCGCTCGCCGCCTTCCAGCTTCTGTCGCGCCTCGAAGGCATCATCCCGGCGCTCGAACCCGCGCACGCCATCGCCAAGGTGATGGAGCTCGCGCCGAAGCGGCCGAAAGATCACCTGATGGTCGTCAACCTCTCCGGACGTGGCGACAAAGACGTGCCGCAGGTCGGCGACATCCTGAAGGGCCAGACCAAGTGA
- a CDS encoding phosphoribosylanthranilate isomerase, with protein MSLLVKICGLSTRETLQTALDAGADMVGFVFFPPSPRHLSLELGRELGRQVKQRALKVALTVDADDATLDNIMDALSPDILQLHGKESVARLRDIKQRFGRPVMKAVPVETSADLAALAGYAAVADRILFDARAPKDATRPGGLGAPFDWHLLENLQLALPYMVSGGLHAQNVADALRITRAGGVDVSSGVESAPGVKDPELIEAFIRAARASQELSVR; from the coding sequence ATGTCCCTGCTCGTCAAGATCTGCGGCCTGTCTACGCGCGAGACGCTTCAAACGGCGCTCGACGCGGGCGCCGACATGGTGGGGTTCGTGTTCTTCCCGCCGTCGCCGCGGCACCTCTCGCTGGAATTGGGGCGCGAGCTCGGCCGGCAGGTGAAGCAGCGTGCGCTGAAGGTGGCGCTTACGGTCGATGCCGATGACGCGACGCTCGACAACATCATGGACGCGCTGTCTCCTGACATTCTCCAGCTCCACGGCAAGGAGAGCGTCGCGCGACTGCGCGACATCAAGCAGCGGTTCGGCCGCCCGGTGATGAAAGCCGTTCCCGTCGAGACATCCGCGGATCTCGCGGCGCTGGCCGGCTACGCCGCGGTTGCGGATCGTATCCTGTTCGATGCGCGCGCGCCGAAGGATGCCACGCGGCCGGGCGGACTGGGTGCGCCCTTCGACTGGCATCTACTTGAAAACCTCCAGCTCGCGCTGCCTTACATGGTCTCGGGCGGCCTGCATGCCCAGAACGTCGCGGACGCCCTGCGCATCACCCGCGCCGGCGGCGTCGATGTTTCCTCCGGCGTCGAGAGCGCCCCCGGCGTCAAGGATCCGGAGCTGATCGAGGCCTTCATTCGCGCGGCGCGCGCTAGCCAAGAGTTGAGCGTTCGATGA
- a CDS encoding LapA family protein, with protein MRKFLTALIVIPLGLILVDFAVANRHFVTVSFDPFISADPSLSVTLPLFLLLIVVAVLGVLAGGCAVWLGQGRWRRAARRNEAEARSARAELADLRAQAAAARQDRGKDPQRLPIPSGAGLYGPIGRDKQRATL; from the coding sequence ATGCGAAAATTCCTGACCGCGCTGATCGTGATTCCGCTGGGCCTGATCCTGGTCGACTTCGCCGTCGCCAACCGGCACTTCGTCACGGTCTCCTTCGATCCCTTCATTTCGGCCGACCCGTCATTGTCGGTCACACTGCCGCTGTTCCTGCTCCTGATCGTCGTCGCTGTGCTGGGTGTGCTGGCGGGCGGTTGCGCGGTTTGGCTCGGCCAGGGGCGCTGGCGGCGTGCGGCGCGCCGGAACGAGGCTGAGGCGCGGTCCGCCAGGGCCGAACTGGCCGATCTGCGGGCCCAGGCCGCCGCGGCGCGGCAAGATCGGGGTAAAGATCCGCAGCGCCTTCCGATCCCCTCCGGGGCCGGCCTCTATGGCCCCATCGGGCGAGACAAGCAGCGCGCGACGTTGTAG
- a CDS encoding integration host factor subunit beta has protein sequence MIKSELVQRIAEHNPHLYQRDVENIVNAILEEIVAALARGDRVELRGFGAFSVKHRPARAGRNPRTGAHVPVDQKSVPFFKTGKEMRERLNRDSPDPGAAD, from the coding sequence ATGATCAAATCCGAACTTGTTCAGCGTATCGCCGAGCACAACCCGCATCTTTACCAGCGGGATGTCGAGAACATTGTGAATGCGATTCTCGAGGAGATCGTCGCGGCCCTTGCGCGCGGTGATCGCGTCGAGCTGCGCGGTTTCGGCGCATTCTCGGTGAAACATCGACCGGCACGCGCCGGCCGCAATCCACGCACCGGCGCCCATGTGCCCGTCGATCAGAAGAGCGTTCCGTTCTTCAAGACCGGCAAGGAAATGCGCGAGCGGCTGAACCGCGACAGTCCGGATCCTGGCGCGGCAGACTGA
- the sppA gene encoding signal peptide peptidase SppA, translated as MSLDSDIIVDRRRIRRKLTFWRVLAALIAIASIAGFALIATPGARGTFASAGSIARVQIDGLIRSDSERTRALERLENSQAAAVIVHVNSPGGTTAGSEQLYDALTRLKAKKPLVVVVEGLAASGGYITAIASDHIVAQQSSLVGSIGVLFQYPNVAELLKTLGVKVEEVKSSPLKAAPNGFEPTSPEARAALDALVKDSYAWFRGLVKERRGMDDTQLEKVADGRVFTGRQAIDLKLIDQLGDEKTAVDWLVEQKGVKKGLPVRDYKLQPRFGDLSIFKATAAVTLEALGFSSIAHQIGQTGVVQAVDRFGMDGMLALWQPAASN; from the coding sequence ATGTCGCTCGATTCGGACATCATCGTCGATCGCCGCAGGATCCGCCGCAAGCTGACGTTCTGGCGCGTCCTGGCCGCGCTGATCGCGATCGCGTCGATTGCGGGCTTTGCGCTGATTGCGACGCCCGGCGCGCGTGGCACCTTCGCATCCGCAGGCTCGATTGCGCGGGTGCAGATCGATGGTCTCATCCGCAGCGATTCCGAGCGCACGCGCGCACTCGAGCGGCTGGAGAACTCGCAGGCCGCGGCCGTCATTGTGCATGTCAACTCGCCGGGCGGCACCACTGCCGGCTCCGAGCAGCTCTATGATGCCCTGACGCGACTGAAAGCCAAGAAGCCGCTGGTTGTGGTGGTCGAAGGCCTTGCGGCCTCCGGGGGCTACATCACGGCGATCGCGAGCGATCACATCGTTGCCCAGCAGAGCTCGTTGGTCGGATCGATCGGCGTGCTGTTCCAGTATCCGAATGTCGCCGAGCTGTTGAAGACCCTTGGCGTCAAGGTGGAGGAGGTAAAATCCTCGCCGTTGAAGGCCGCACCCAACGGCTTCGAGCCGACCAGCCCCGAGGCGCGCGCCGCGCTCGATGCGCTGGTGAAGGACTCCTACGCCTGGTTTAGGGGATTGGTGAAGGAACGGCGTGGCATGGACGACACGCAACTCGAGAAAGTCGCCGATGGCCGGGTCTTCACCGGTCGGCAGGCGATCGATCTCAAGCTCATCGATCAGCTCGGCGACGAAAAGACCGCCGTGGACTGGCTCGTCGAGCAGAAGGGCGTCAAGAAGGGCCTTCCGGTCCGCGACTATAAGCTGCAGCCGCGCTTTGGCGATCTGTCGATCTTCAAGGCGACGGCGGCTGTCACGCTCGAAGCCCTCGGATTCAGCTCGATTGCGCACCAGATCGGGCAAACTGGCGTTGTCCAGGCGGTCGATCGGTTCGGAATGGATGGAATGCTGGCCCTTTGGCAGCCGGCGGCGTCGAATTGA